In the Parasphingorhabdus halotolerans genome, TGGCGACGGAAATACGGCAACGAGCGATTTAATGAAGAAGCTGTGATTGATATCATTGCCGATGATTCGCCTTTGGGTGATGCTGTAATTGAAGAGAAACAGCAGAAGGCTCGAATCATGCACTGTCTGGAACAATTGGGTGATGAACAGAACAAGCCGATTCGATCGGCATTTTTTGGCGGGTTCACCTATGACGAACTTGCCAAGCAGAATGGTGTCCCGCTCAGCACGATGAAGAGCCGCATCAGACGAGGATTGATGAACCTAAAAAAGTGCCTTGAAGATGATTGATCTGCCAAAAGATCTTGATGATCGCGATCTGCTCGCGGCGGAACTGGTGCTTGGACTGATTGAAGGCGATGACTTGGCGGAAACATTGCGTTTACGTCTTTCTGATCGTGCGTTTGCACAGACAGTCGAGAAATGGGAAGCGCATCTGGCACCGCTGTTTGACCATGTTCCCGAGCAGCAGGCTCCAGATCGAATTTTGCAAGCAATCGAAGCGCGGCTTGATGTGAGACGTGATGGAAGCGATCAGAGCGATGCCACAGACGAAGTCGTCGATCATTCGCTTATTGACCGCTTGAAGCGCTGGCGTGCGGCTGCAATTGTCGGCGGCACGGTTGCCGCGTCGCTCGCCCTGGCTTTGCTGGTCAGACCTTCGCCGGTTGTCGTGACGGAAAGTCGGCCGCAACAACAGGTGGTGGCTCCGCAACTTATTGCCCAACTTACCGGCGAACAGGAAGGCCTGTCGGTCGCGACCCGGTATGATGAGGATAGTGGCCAGTTACATGTTATTATTCAGGGAATCGAACCTGGTAACGGTGCACCTGTATTATGGGTCGTTCCCGCCGATGGCACACCGCGTGCGCTCGGAGTGTTGCCAACTGATCGGGACGGCAGCCTGCAAATCGACCCCAATTATAGCGGCTTTATCGACGCCGGTTCCGTGCTCGCGATAACCATTGAAGATCCGGACGGCGCGCCTTACAAAGCACCAACTACGCCTATTATTGCTTCGGGCACACTTTCAAAAATCTAGCGAATATCTTAGGATATTTGAGATTACGGTGACAAATTGCGGCGACCGTTTACTAATTAGCGAGTAATTTGAACAGCGGCTTTTCGGTAAGTTAAATCGGCTTTGAATGTCCACAATCGGGGCGATACCTGAACGGCGGTTATCTCATTCTTGGCGTCCTTTGTTTCGCGCAGCTAATCGGTGATTTTCCGCTAATCGTTATTCCCGATTTCAAGCGGTCTCCCTTGCAGCAATAAATCCTGATATGGCATCACCATGACCCACGATCCCATACCCATGATTCAATCGATAATCGATCATCCCGAAATGAGCGATGGCGCGCCTCCGTTTACGCGTCGGATGGGTTTTGATAAATATATGCGGTTTACCCGGGTTGCTGTGGGCGAATTTGATCTGGAATGGACGGTTGAGCAGGAACTTTGCCACGTTGATGGCTTTGTTCAGGGCGGCATTACGGTGGTGGTAGCCGATGTTGCGCAAAGTTTTGCGTTCTGGTCGACCAGCACAACGCCCGAAGCCTATTCGACCACGGATTTTCACACCCGCTATTTGCGCCCGATCCGGGCTGGCAAAGTGGTGCGGGTCGAGAGCCGGGTGAACAATCGTTCGAAACGAACCGCCGCTATCGAGTCGCGGTTCATGGATAGTGAAACCGGCAAACTTCTGGCGATTGTGACCGGCGGCTGGGTGGTCGTTGAGCGCAACATCGGGTAGCATTTTCCCGTTTGGCGGGGCTGGATGATATGGGAAGGCGATAAGACCGCAAGACGTGTATTGGATCGGCCGTTGAAGCTCCTGGTAAAATTAAGCGAGCGGCATAGCTTGCCTTGTGTCTCTCTAATCGACTAAGTTGCAAGCATGTCGGAAACCGAAACCTCCCGAAGCGAAGACCCCCGTAAGATATCCGAGGTGGGATTGCCCAAGGCCGCTGTCCGCAAGCTTATCGAGAATAGCCCGATTGCTTCGGTCATCAGCAATCCGCGGTTGCCCGATAATCCGATCATTGCCTCCAACGAAGCATTTAGCGCGCTTACCGGTTATGATGCCGATTTTATTATCGGGCGGAACTGCCGGTTTCTTGCCGGAGAGGCCACCGAACCGTGGCTTACCGAAGAAATTCGCCGCGGCGTGCGCGAGCGAAAGTCCGTGCTGGTTGAAATCCTGAATTATAAAAAAGACGGCACACCGTTTCAAAATGCGGTACTGGTGGCCCCGCTGTTTGATGATGATGGCGAGCTGGAATATTTCCTTGGTTCGCAGGTGGAAATGGAGAGCGATGGCCCTAGTCTTGTTAAAGCAAGGCGAATGCGCGCGGTGTCGATCGTCAAAGATTTATCAAAACGCCAACGTGAAGTTCTGAATTTCATCGCAAAAGGCTTCCTAAACAAACAGATCGCCTACGAGCTTAATTTGAGCGAACGGACGATCAAAATGCATCGGTCGATATTGATGAAACGACTTAATGTACCCAGCGCTGCGGATATGGTGCGCATCGCGGTGGAAGCGGGGATGTAGGCATACGGTCCTAGTACCGTATGGCCGGTCTAATCTGTTTGATCTATCTATAAGAAGCATCGCGGAACAGACTTAATATCTGGGTCGCAAGCCTGATGATATTAGCGGCAATCCTCCCTCCTCCTCGCTGCTTATATTAACGTTCCGCGATGTTCTTTTTTCTAAAATTGATCAGCGATATCTATTATTTTGGTCAATCGCTTCGGCGCGACCATCCGCCAACTTTTCGCTAGCCAGTCGCCAACATGATCCCAATCGGTCCGGCCAATGTCGAGACGAATGGCGATCCAGCCGCCCTTGCCATAGAATTTAGGGAGATAATATAGCTCGGGATCGGCTTCCAGAAGGGCCGATTGCTCATCAAAGCCGGTTGTTTTGACAAGCAACCCAACGCTGGCCTCGCCGTGCAGTTTTTGGGTGAAATAGGCAAAATATTTGCCGGTTTTTTCGCTACCGACGCGCCAGCCCGGCGACCCGAAACTCATCCGCTCATGGGTTTCTGTCAACGCCAGTGCCCGCCGGCGCACTTGCTCCAGTATCCAGTCGGGATCGGCTTCCCGCGTTACATATTTCGCCAGCGTATTGGGATAAAGCTGGTGTTCCGCAATTAATACCCGGCTGGCAAGACGGTCGGCGTTATCCCCCGGCAATATCGCGACTTCGGTTTGCGCCAGCACCGGTCCATCGTCCAGTTCCGGTGTGACCAGATGGACGCTGCATCCTGCGACTTTATCGCCTGCCTCTATCGCCCGCGCGTAGGTGTCGAGACCTTTGTATTTGGGCAGCAAGCTAGGATGAATATTGAGCATCCGATCCTGCCATTTGGAGACAAACGCATCGCTGAGAATACGCATATAACCGGCGAGCACGATATATTCCGCGCCGGAGTTAATCACCGCCTGGTGCATGATCTCGTCATGATCTTCGCGAGACAGGCCCTTGTGAGGATGAGAAAAAGTCGCGATATCTTCTGCCTCGGCAAGTTCCAGACCCCGCGCGCTGGCAGCATTGGACGCCACCAGAACGACTTCATAGGGGCAGCTTTCGGCCTTGGCCGCATAAATCAAAGCCGCCATGTTGGAACCGCGCCCTGAGATCAGGATGGCGATTTTGGCTTTGGGCGTCATCCGATGCTAGCCGTCATGCGTCGCGGTCCAGTCGCTCATCGCCGACCAGGTATCGGCATTGCCTGAAACGGTACAGCCTTTCGCGCCCTCACGAATGTCGCCAATCTGATAGACCGTTTCTCCAGAGTCTTCCAGATCGGCTTTAACCAACGCAGCTTCATCGGGTGATACTGCAAGTACCATACCGATGCCGCAGTTAAACGTGCGCGCCATTTCTTCCGGCTCGATATTACCCTGCGCCTGGAGAAAGGCCATCAGGCGTGGTTGCTCCCAACTTCCTGCATCAACATGGGCATGAACGCCTTCGGGCAAGACGCGCGGGATATTCTCCAGCAGTCCGCCGCCGGTAATATGGGCAAGCGCTTTAATCCGACCGGACTGCATGAGCGGCAGCAGCGATTTCACATAGATTCGCGTCGGCGCAATCAAGGCTTCAATCAAAAGAATTTCCGGATCAAAAAGGGCAGGGCGATTGAGTTTCCAGTCTTTATCTTCTGCCAGACGCCGGACCAGCGAGTAGCCGTTGGAATGAATGCCTGAGGAGGCAAGGCCAAGCAGAACATCGCCTGCTTCCAGCTTTGCGCCCGTCACCGCTTTTTCGCGCTCTACTGCGCCGACGCAAAAACCCGCCAGATCATAATCACCTTCAGCATACATGCCCGGCATTTCCGCTGTTTCGCCGCCAATCAACGCGCAGCCGGACATTTTGCAGCCTTCGGCTATGCCCGCAACGACCCGCTCGGCCACGCCATTTTCGAGTTTTCCAGTCGCAAAATAATCAAGGAAAAATAATGGCTCCGCGCCCTGCACGATCAGATCATTGACGCACATGGCGACCAGATCGATACCCACGCTGTCATGGCGGTCATGGTCGATCGCCAGCTTGAGTTTTGTTCCCACGCCGTCATTGGCAGCAACTAACAGAGGATCATCATAACCGGCTGCCTTTAAATCAAAAAACCCGCCAAATCCGCCGAGTTCAGCATTAGCACCAGCACGCGCCGTTGCTTTGGCCAAGGGCG is a window encoding:
- a CDS encoding sigma-70 family RNA polymerase sigma factor gives rise to the protein MSVDEYAKKNAGQSKEHLLDVMAGVANRDRAALAELYELTSAKLFGISLRICGDRSAAEDVLQEVFIKIWHRADQYQAGTYSPISWLSVIARNAAIDWRRKYGNERFNEEAVIDIIADDSPLGDAVIEEKQQKARIMHCLEQLGDEQNKPIRSAFFGGFTYDELAKQNGVPLSTMKSRIRRGLMNLKKCLEDD
- a CDS encoding anti-sigma factor; protein product: MIDLPKDLDDRDLLAAELVLGLIEGDDLAETLRLRLSDRAFAQTVEKWEAHLAPLFDHVPEQQAPDRILQAIEARLDVRRDGSDQSDATDEVVDHSLIDRLKRWRAAAIVGGTVAASLALALLVRPSPVVVTESRPQQQVVAPQLIAQLTGEQEGLSVATRYDEDSGQLHVIIQGIEPGNGAPVLWVVPADGTPRALGVLPTDRDGSLQIDPNYSGFIDAGSVLAITIEDPDGAPYKAPTTPIIASGTLSKI
- a CDS encoding PaaI family thioesterase, translated to MTHDPIPMIQSIIDHPEMSDGAPPFTRRMGFDKYMRFTRVAVGEFDLEWTVEQELCHVDGFVQGGITVVVADVAQSFAFWSTSTTPEAYSTTDFHTRYLRPIRAGKVVRVESRVNNRSKRTAAIESRFMDSETGKLLAIVTGGWVVVERNIG
- a CDS encoding LuxR C-terminal-related transcriptional regulator yields the protein MSETETSRSEDPRKISEVGLPKAAVRKLIENSPIASVISNPRLPDNPIIASNEAFSALTGYDADFIIGRNCRFLAGEATEPWLTEEIRRGVRERKSVLVEILNYKKDGTPFQNAVLVAPLFDDDGELEYFLGSQVEMESDGPSLVKARRMRAVSIVKDLSKRQREVLNFIAKGFLNKQIAYELNLSERTIKMHRSILMKRLNVPSAADMVRIAVEAGM
- the purN gene encoding phosphoribosylglycinamide formyltransferase, which encodes MTPKAKIAILISGRGSNMAALIYAAKAESCPYEVVLVASNAASARGLELAEAEDIATFSHPHKGLSREDHDEIMHQAVINSGAEYIVLAGYMRILSDAFVSKWQDRMLNIHPSLLPKYKGLDTYARAIEAGDKVAGCSVHLVTPELDDGPVLAQTEVAILPGDNADRLASRVLIAEHQLYPNTLAKYVTREADPDWILEQVRRRALALTETHERMSFGSPGWRVGSEKTGKYFAYFTQKLHGEASVGLLVKTTGFDEQSALLEADPELYYLPKFYGKGGWIAIRLDIGRTDWDHVGDWLAKSWRMVAPKRLTKIIDIADQF
- the purM gene encoding phosphoribosylformylglycinamidine cyclo-ligase is translated as MSEKKNEPESYTYAKAGVSIEAGNALVKAIAPLAKATARAGANAELGGFGGFFDLKAAGYDDPLLVAANDGVGTKLKLAIDHDRHDSVGIDLVAMCVNDLIVQGAEPLFFLDYFATGKLENGVAERVVAGIAEGCKMSGCALIGGETAEMPGMYAEGDYDLAGFCVGAVEREKAVTGAKLEAGDVLLGLASSGIHSNGYSLVRRLAEDKDWKLNRPALFDPEILLIEALIAPTRIYVKSLLPLMQSGRIKALAHITGGGLLENIPRVLPEGVHAHVDAGSWEQPRLMAFLQAQGNIEPEEMARTFNCGIGMVLAVSPDEAALVKADLEDSGETVYQIGDIREGAKGCTVSGNADTWSAMSDWTATHDG